The Centroberyx gerrardi isolate f3 chromosome 7, fCenGer3.hap1.cur.20231027, whole genome shotgun sequence genome contains a region encoding:
- the LOC139916364 gene encoding chaperone Ric-8A yields the protein MVPDVEQIIQSITRGDQDTVQLQLDSYNTQYAECFFFSVEEQERRKRLATAVLCYIHSQLQPPVLRVCLRTLRILSRDRRALGPLVTNSALLTLANLGGITLWEEKTEEEEKEEDGEVCRKEAMKALCNVIYNSQRAQERASTLRLLSGLSEKLKVGIESRASPSGQFYELRLLFLLTALRPELRLQLQQERGVSMLTKALEQCLAVRWGEGYEVLSDRTAPPVSKEASQRAIEILKTLFNITYTLHRQEPDEEDAALYRHLAAMLRHCLLLSCDGEDLLEELQGHTVNVLSSLPLTCLDVLLSVHLDQASQEWEGVNMDCVHTLLLFMVKRLDRGQKLKEKLTPVLNLLTESCRVHRETRHYLRQQILPPLRDFALRPEQDTTLRGRLVRLMTHVDTDVKHCAAELLFVLCKENVSRFVKYTGYGNAAGLLASRGLLGGRRNSGHTQYPPRYSSDSDSDTEEYREAKGRINLVTGRVEEEQPDPMEGMTEEEKEQEARRLISMFNRLSR from the exons ATGGTGCCAGACGTGGAGCAGATCATTCAGAGCATCACCCGAGGCGACCAGGACACCGTCCAGCTCCAATTGGACAGCTACAACACCCAG TATGCAGAGTGCTTCTTCTTCAGTGTTGAGgaacaggagagaagaaag CGTCTGGCCACAGCCGTGCTATGTTACATCCACAGCCAGCTGCAGCCACCGGTGCTGCGGGTTTGCCTGCGCACGCTGCGTATCCTGTCCCGTGACCGGCGGGCCCTGGGACCTCTGGTCACCAACAGCGCCCTCCTCACCCTTGCAAACCTGGGGGGCATCA CTCTGTG GGAGGAGaagactgaggaggaggagaaagaggaggatggggaggtgTGTAGGAAGGAGGCCATGAAAGCCTTGTGTAATGTCATCTACAACAGCCAGAGGGCACAGGAGAGGGCCAGCACACTAAG GCTTCTTTCTGGTCTGTCAGAGAAGCTAAAGGTGGGGATTGAGAGCAGGGCATCACCAAGTGGCCAGTTTTATGAACTGCGACTGCTCTTCCTGCTGACAGCTCTGAGACCTGAGCTCAGGCTACAACTCCAGCAG GAGCGTGGAGTGTCCATGCTGACCAAAGCCCTGGAGCAGTGCCTGGCTgtgaggtggggtgaggggtATGAGGTGCTCAGTGACCGGACAGCACCACCTGTCTCCAAGGAAGCTTCCCAGCGCGCCATTGAGATCCTCAAGACACTCTTCAACATCACCTACACCCTCCACAGGCAGGAGCCAGACGAG GAGGATGCTGCCCTCTACCGCCACCTAGCAGCCATGCTGCGCCACTGCCTGCTGCTGTCTTGTGATGGAGAAGACCTGTTGGAGGAACTCCAAGG acacacagtgaatGTCCTGTCATCACTGCCACTAACATGTCTGGATGTCCTGCTGTCAGTCCATCTGGACCAGGCATCCCAGGAGTGGGAGGGAGTCAACATGGACTGTgtccacacactgctgctgtttatGGTCAAACGGCTGGACAGG GGTCAGAAGCTGAAAGAGAAACTGACCCCTGTCCTGAACCTGCTGACTGAGAGTTGCCGGGTGCACAGGGAGACACGCCACTACCTCCGGCAACAG ATCTTGCCCCCACTGAGGGACTTTGCCCTCCGGCCTGAGCAGGACACCACGCTGAGGGGCCGACTGGTCCGCCTGATGACCCACGTTGACACCGACGTCAAGCACTGTGCTGCTGAGCTGCTCTTTGTGCTCTGCAAAGAGAATG TGAGCCGCTTTGTCAAATATACGGGTTACGGCAACGCCGCTGGCCTGCTGGCATCTCGGGGGCTGCTGGGCGGccgaaggaactctggtcacaCGCAGTATCCCCCCCGGTATTCCAGCGACTCCGACTCTGACACAGAGGAGTACCGGGAGGCCAAAGGGAGGATTAACCTGGTGACGGGccgggtggaggaggagcagcctGATCCCATGGAGGGcatgacagaggaggagaaggaacaGGAGGCCCGCCGCCTCATCAGCATGTTCAACAGGCTCTcccggtga
- the scaf1 gene encoding uncharacterized protein scaf1: MDLTPAPGFKRRPAASSSPHGVTEIAKSPPPFSPSSSPSSPSSDPSSPLSTSSSPSATVMGCHNDVKGHTQGAGVARVSSTSASLAAPSLFTPPTNASSSNPSFLFRSVHPDVDGQRESREKEIYDPFHPTEGEREGRAEEEEEEEGEKYDPFDPTGSPASDAGEEKGMEERGDGSGKVRGLKRKTERRDDEEKEEAPPDSTNSLPVLPTPPPAGQLPPRRKPDRDATRTGEQRESADSDHSEIEEGEIVGAADRDGGNKRAAGGILPLTPSACFFGAKPERILRVLDGDGFVSVRTEGDWPADVEPKDEPVAVGVGDLRSKLVSRRKERYCSCPAPSLSAQPPPLPSPPPSSPPSSPILLPVEQGSKSHKSSKSSKDRDRHKRKDEKAGEKEERRRKKRKEKEGSREKSRERERARKTENEAKGRRRSSRSNSRKRKKRRHSSPEASRSHNSSGRVIHSRRSFSSLSEERQRERERDRERDKNRDRDRDRDRERDRDRDRERERDRDRDKDRDQNRTSTRRRDDRDEDFSLRKKEREREGRQHSSSRERGSSKRSKRSRERGEVDGERQHDRERERRRDGRPVVPPSIQDLNGSDLFAIKRTITVTTTTTTTTVPGSPTLALASPRSPTQDSDKPHKRKKKRKRRAFDEAEDGGSCRSRSRSLSPPRYHSYESDRYSDKLEIDMLSLDGEALDSDYPSLEDTPPTALPPEPPVPSPKTKTNPKTGRHHPKKKSHTLKKTGQSESSSSSSIRTKSKGLSSLSPTQATSGSAPISSAVPSTKRARKLGKDKEREKGSRRESGRSGKSKKESGSSRKGKLQSKVSVLVREGVSSTTGASVGSGKLGMDLLGPGGAGGGAGGSVVGGSIAVVFRRDNESRSPFLKPCSEPLSLGGRSKDLGKVGKRSSLAAPPSSLTSPAAFKSKKAKPSSTTSTSSSASSPSSSLATKRRRRPGKKTREKSGAVGLMDGDGNQSKASSEGWGGASSEIQSGIGGGSKSLSPHTGQAGPAPCSSSSSSSSSSSSSSSTSALPPSSSPPHTHPPSMAPLRDTRESSPDSQTVDSSCKTPEPSFLAEDCPTQTSPTLPPSSPASLSTPQGTGLTIVLPTPSVKPLPPDDAPKSLASPPCSSSSSGCGLPSLSLPPSSSDPSSSSSSVSSSSASKPPPPPPPPPAAPALPWSLQTGVDCTAGGVLALTALLFKMEEANIASRAKAQEFIQATSQILSQANQSQSQQHAPSSSASSSSSQIPPPPSLPPPPGPSPTQFILHGSLPLVGCTKTPPSHLHPSIGGGCAQTPPPPLPVGLSGATGSSGETGWDSESKDPDKYLKKLHTQERAVEEVKLAIKPYYQRKDINKDDYKDILRKAVHKICHSRTGEINPVKVSNLVKLYVQRYKYFRKHGRKMDEEERDDREPGALHSSA; this comes from the exons ATGGACTTGACTCCAGCCCCAGGCTTCAAAAGGAGGcctgctgcctcctcttccccccatGGAGTTACAGAAATTGCCAAGagccctcctcccttctccccctcctcctctccctcatctccttcctctGATCCTTCTTCACCCTTGTCTACATCATCTTCTCCCAGTGCCACGGTGATGGGTTGCCATAACGATGTGAAAGGCCATACCCAGGGGGCGGGGGTGGCCAGGGtgtcctccacctctgcctctctagCAGCTCCATCTCTCTTCACACCTCCCACCAACGCCTCCTCCtcaaatccctccttcctcttcaggTCTGTCCATCCGGATGTGGAtggacaaagagagagcagggagaaggAGATATATGATCCCTTCCATCCTactgagggagaaagggagggaagggcagaggaggaggaagaggaggagggggagaagtaTGACCCCTTTGACCCCACTGGCTCCCCAGCATCAGAtgctggagaggaaaaaggaatggaggagaggggagacggGAGTGGCAAGGTGAGAGGGCTGAAGAGGAAgactgagaggagagatgatgaggagaaagaggaagccCCCCCAGACTCCACCAACAGCCTCCCTGTcctcccaacccccccaccaGCCGGCCAACTCCCCCCAAGGAGGAAACCGGACCGGGACGCCACCAGAactggagagcagagggagagtgcTGACTCGGACCACTCTGAGATAGAGGAGGGGGAGATAGTCGGGGCTGCTGACAGAGATGGAGGCAATAAGAGAGCTGCTGGAGGAATTCTCCCTTTGACACCCAGTGCCTGTTTCTTTGGTGCGAAGCCGGAGCGGATCCTCCGGGTGCTGGATGGGGATGGTTTTGTGTCGGTGCGGACGGAGGGTGACTGGCCGGCGGACGTGGAGCCCAAGGATGAGCCTGTGGCGGTTGGGGTCGGGGACCTGAGAAGCAAGCTGGTCAGCAGGCGGAAGGAGAGGTATTGCTCCTGCCCTgccccttccctctctgctcagcccccacctcttccctccccccctccttcttccCCACCATCTTCCCCTATCCTACTTCCTGTAGAGCAGGGCAGCAAGAGCCACAAGTCCTCCAAGAGCTCCAAGGACCGGGACCGACACAAGCGCAAGGATGAGAAAGctggggagaaggaggagagaagaaggaagaaaaggaaggagaaggagggaagccgggaaaagagcagagaaagggagcgaGCGCGGAAGACTGAGAACGAGGCcaaaggcaggaggaggagcagcagaagcaacagcaggaagaggaagaagagacgACACAGCAGTCCGGAGGCCTCGAGATCCCACAACTCCTCAGGAAGGGTTATCCACTCTAGACGCTCCTTTTCCAGCCTGTCTGAAGAGCGCCAACGGGAGAGGGaacgagacagagagcgagataaaaacagggacagagacagagacagagatagagagagagacagggatagagacagggaaagagagagagacagggacagagataaagacagagaccAAAATCGAACCAGCACCCGAAGGCGAGATGACAGAGATGAAGACTTTAGCCTtagaaagaaggaaagggagagggagggcagacaACATtcaagcagcagagaaaggggTAGTTCAAAGAGGTCCAAAAGAAGCAGGGAAAGGGGGGAGGTTGATGGGGAAAGGCAGCATGACAGGGAACGTGAAAGGCGAAGGGATGGTCGTCCTGTTGTCCCGCCGTCTATCCAGGACCTCAACGGTTCCGACCTTTTTGCCATAAAACGAACCATCACagtcaccaccaccacaacaaccACCACTGTACCTGGCTCCCCAACACTCGCCCTGGCCTCCCCCCGAAGCCCCACGCAGGACTCTGACAAGCCCcacaagaggaagaagaagaggaaacgGCGCGCATTTGACGAGGCAGAGGACGGCGGAAGTTGTCGTAGCAGATCACGGTCCCTCTCCCCACCAAGGTATCACAGCTATGAGTCGGACCGCTACTCAGACAAACTGGAGATAGACATGCTGTCTTTGGATGGTGAGGCTTTGGACTCAGACTATCCCTCTTTGGAGGACACACCGCCTACTGCCCTGCCTCCAGAGCCCCCTGTCCCCAGCCCCAAAACTAAGACCAACCCCAAAACTGGACGACATCACCCCAAAAAGAAATCTCACACATTAAAGAAAACTGGCCAGTCcgaatcctcctcctcctcttccattaGAACCAAAAGCAAAGGCCTCTCCTCATTGTCGCCCACCCAGGCTACTTCAGGCTCTGCCCCAATCTCATCTGCCGTCCCCTCAACCAAACGGGCCAGGAAGTTGGGAAAGGACAAGGAACGTGAAAAAGGCAGCAGAAGAGAGTCGGGTCGCTCTGGCAAGTCCAAGAAGGAGAGTGGCAGCAGCCGCAAAGGCAAGCTGCAGTCCAAAGTGTCGGTACTGGTGCGTGAGGGCGTGAGCAGCACTACAGGGGCTTCAGTTGGCTCAGGGAAGCTGGGCATGGATCTCCTGGGGCCAGGAGGTGCAGGAGGGGGTGCTGGGGGCTCTGTGGTGGGCGGCTCCATTGCAGTAGTCTTCCGCAGGGACAATGAGAGCAGGTCTCCGTTCCTCAAGCCTTGTTCAGAGCCATTGTCACTGGGCGGACGCAGTAAGGATTTGGGCAAGGTGGGCAAACGCAGCAGCCTGGCTGCTCCCCCGTCCTCCTTAACCAGTCCTGCAGCATTCAAGTCCAAGAAGGCAAAGCCCAGCTCCACCACATCtacttcctcctctgcctcttccccCTCATCGTCTCTGGCGACCAAGCGCCGGCGGCGGCCAGGGAAGAAGACAAGGGAGAAAAGCGGCGCTGTGGGGTTGATGGATGGAGACGGTAACCAATCAAAAGCCAGTTCCGAGGGCTGGGGTGGAGCCTCCTCAGAGATTCAGTCAGGGATTGGAGGTGGAAGCAAGTCGCTCAGTCCTCATACTGGTCAAGCTGGCCCTGcaccctgctcttcctcctcctcctcctcctcctcctcctcctcctcttcctccaccagtgcactcccaccctcctcctcacccccccacacccatCCTCCCTCTATGGCCCCCTTGCGGGACACCAGGGAGTCTTCTCCAGACTCTCAGACTGTGGACAGCAGCTGTAAGACTCCAGAGCCCTCCTTCTTGGCTGAAGACTGCCCGACCCAGACCAGCCCCACGTTGCCGCCGTCCAGCCCAGCTAGCCTGTCCACCCCCCAGGGGACTGGCCTCACCATTGTGCTGCCTACACCCAGCGTCAAGCCCCTCCCCCCAGACGATGCACCCAAATCCCTGGCCTCGCCtccttgctcctcctcctcctcaggctgtggtctcccctctctgtcgctccctccatcttcatcagacccttcctcctcctcctcctctgtgtcctcCTCATCTGCTAGtaagcctcctcctcctcccccaccccctcctgcagctcctgcccTTCCCTGGAGTCTGCAGACCGGAGTGGACTGCACGGCTGGAGGAGTCCTGGCAT TGACTGCTCTGCTCTTCAAAATGGAGGAGGCCAATATTGCCAGTAGAGCCAAAGCACAAGAATTCATCCAAGCGACCAGCCAG ATCCTCTCTCAGGCCAATCAGAGCCAGTCCCAGCAGCATGCTccttcctcctcagcctcctcctcttcctcacagatccctccccctccatcacTGCCTCCACCTCCCGGCCCAAGCCCCACCCAGTTCATTCTCCATGGCTCCCTACCGTTGGTTGGCTGCACCAAAACCCCACCCTCTCACCTGCACCCTTCCATAGGTGGTGGGTGTGCACAGACCCCGCCCCCTCCCTTACCTGTGGGGCTGTCGGGGGCAACTGGGAGCTCTGGTGAAACTGGATGGGATAGTGAGAGCAAAGACCCTGATAAG TACCTGAAGAAGCTCCACACCCAGGAGCGagcggtggaggaggtgaagctAGCCATCAAGCCCTACTATCAGCGCAAGGACATAAACAAAGACGACTACAAAGACATCCTGAGGAAAGCCGTGCATAAG ATCTGCCACAGCCGAACTGGAGAGATCAATCCGGTCAAAGTCAGCAACCTGGTCAAGCTGTACGTCCAGCGCTACAAATACTTCCGGAAACACGGACGCAAGATGGacgaggaagagagggatgaccGGGAGCCAGGAGCACTGCATTCCTCTGCCTGA